One Spirochaetota bacterium genomic region harbors:
- a CDS encoding GNAT family N-acetyltransferase yields MTNEMQDDCRAMVEELRAGHPEKFTTFEKAFSHIRRGRRIFVSTACAVPRYLIRSLVEYAGANPGFLPGEESIRAYTLGVSPYFDERLKQSFRYNSFFIGHSIREAVNRGEADYTPVFFSGVPRLFRQRIIEIDVALIQTSSPDPSGMLSLGVSIDIVKAAVENASIVIAQVNSFMPRVHGDTFISVDEVDFIFHHDEPLLEYESGEPDEVSGRIGRFVARIVRDGDTIQVGYGSLPNAIMANLHKRKNLGIHTELLSDGLVELIKSGAINNNRKTIDRGKTVATFCMGKKSTYDFLHDNPSISFHTVDYTNNPLVIASLRNITAINSVLQLDLSGQASAESLGRYNYSGIGGQADFMRGAMLAPDGRSILMLKSTAKNGTVSRIVPAVDAGAGVTLSRGDIHYIVTEYGIAYINGKNLRERALSIIAIAHPDFRPWLVEEAKKLGVMDATATGIPGAKDWYPAHLEARRTTRGGDRLLLRPVRPDDITILRDFFSSLSDQSVRGRFVKSGKVPDDLGELVEVDHINDVIILGVANLGGNEIVLGVGKYAVNEDDHGAELSLAVLDGYMNRGIGTEIIAYLSLLARREGLFYISAEALIENKPVLHLLEKCGLDAERNLGAGVYEMKAYFGRD; encoded by the coding sequence ATGACAAATGAAATGCAGGACGATTGCCGCGCGATGGTGGAGGAGCTTCGTGCCGGGCATCCCGAAAAATTCACCACATTCGAGAAGGCGTTTTCCCATATCCGGCGCGGCCGGAGGATCTTCGTTTCGACCGCATGTGCAGTCCCCCGGTATCTTATTCGATCGCTTGTTGAATACGCCGGAGCAAATCCGGGTTTTCTTCCCGGGGAAGAGAGCATTCGCGCGTATACGCTCGGCGTTTCGCCGTATTTCGACGAGAGGCTGAAGCAGAGCTTCCGGTATAATTCGTTTTTTATCGGTCACAGCATCCGTGAGGCGGTCAACCGGGGCGAGGCCGACTACACCCCGGTTTTTTTCTCTGGAGTCCCCCGACTCTTCCGCCAGAGGATCATCGAAATAGACGTTGCGCTTATCCAGACATCGTCTCCGGATCCAAGCGGTATGCTGAGTCTCGGCGTAAGCATCGATATCGTCAAGGCCGCCGTCGAGAATGCGTCGATCGTCATCGCGCAGGTTAACTCATTCATGCCCAGGGTGCACGGTGACACCTTCATCAGCGTGGATGAGGTCGATTTCATTTTTCATCACGACGAGCCCCTCCTCGAGTATGAATCGGGAGAGCCGGACGAGGTTTCCGGCCGGATCGGGCGTTTTGTCGCTCGCATCGTCAGGGACGGCGACACGATCCAGGTCGGCTACGGCAGTCTCCCCAACGCGATTATGGCCAACCTTCATAAAAGGAAGAACCTGGGAATCCACACGGAGCTTCTTTCTGACGGATTGGTGGAGCTGATAAAAAGCGGTGCGATAAACAACAACAGGAAGACGATCGACCGCGGAAAGACCGTGGCGACTTTCTGTATGGGAAAGAAATCCACGTACGATTTTCTACACGATAATCCCAGTATATCCTTTCATACGGTGGATTATACCAATAATCCACTCGTCATCGCCTCCCTTAGGAACATCACGGCGATCAATTCCGTTCTCCAGCTCGACCTCTCCGGCCAGGCGAGCGCGGAATCCCTGGGACGGTATAATTACAGCGGGATCGGAGGCCAGGCGGATTTTATGCGGGGGGCGATGCTCGCGCCGGACGGCAGGAGCATCCTCATGCTTAAATCGACCGCGAAAAACGGTACGGTCTCGCGTATTGTGCCGGCGGTCGACGCCGGGGCGGGGGTCACGCTCAGCCGCGGAGACATACACTACATCGTCACCGAATACGGTATCGCCTATATCAACGGCAAGAACCTCCGGGAGCGGGCGCTGTCCATTATCGCGATCGCGCATCCCGATTTTCGGCCGTGGCTGGTTGAAGAGGCGAAGAAGCTTGGCGTCATGGATGCCACGGCGACAGGAATCCCCGGCGCGAAAGATTGGTATCCCGCGCACCTCGAGGCCCGTCGTACGACAAGGGGGGGCGACCGACTGCTTCTGCGGCCGGTCAGGCCGGATGATATCACGATTCTCCGGGACTTCTTCTCGTCGCTCTCGGATCAGAGCGTACGGGGGCGCTTCGTGAAAAGCGGAAAGGTGCCGGACGATCTCGGTGAGCTGGTCGAAGTCGATCACATCAATGATGTTATCATCCTCGGGGTCGCAAATCTCGGGGGGAACGAGATCGTGCTGGGGGTTGGAAAGTATGCCGTTAACGAGGACGATCATGGCGCCGAGCTTTCGCTCGCTGTACTGGACGGATACATGAACCGCGGCATCGGAACGGAAATCATCGCCTACCTCAGCCTCCTCGCCCGCAGGGAAGGGCTTTTCTACATTTCAGCGGAGGCCCTCATAGAAAATAAGCCGGTACTGCACCTGCTCGAAAAGTGCGGTCTGGACGCCGAACGGAACCTGGGGGCGGGAGTCTACGAGATGAAGGCGTATTTCGGACGCGACTGA
- the purD gene encoding phosphoribosylamine--glycine ligase gives MRYCIIGSGGREHAIAWRLMTDGSAREVYVLPGNGGIADEFRVNMKIDDFGGITKFCYKKKIDMVVVGPEVPLSAGITDYLVERGIRTFGPSKRAAMLEGSKLFAKKIMRAYGVPTGDYREFDSRDGLLRYIDSVQTFPMVIKLDGLAAGKGVGIPESREDARAFVDSMVRDGMKVFVEEYIEGEEASVLGICDGETVLPLVAAQDHKRVFDGDRGPNTGGMGAYAPAPVMTADRLERVRREVLVPTVEGMKKEGIPFKGILYAGVIVNGDDLRVLEFNARFGDPETQVILPLLENRLGDLFTAAEDGTLAKCDIRFARKSAITVVMASGGYPGDYEKGKAIKGLDAVPEGALVFHAGTEKRDGSCHTAGGRVLNVTATGTDLSAARDLAYEAVGRISFEGAFFRRDIGYRALK, from the coding sequence ATGCGGTATTGCATAATAGGTTCCGGGGGCAGGGAGCACGCGATCGCCTGGAGGCTTATGACCGATGGCAGCGCCAGAGAGGTATACGTGCTGCCCGGGAACGGCGGCATCGCCGATGAGTTCAGGGTGAACATGAAGATCGATGATTTCGGGGGTATCACGAAATTCTGCTACAAAAAGAAAATCGATATGGTGGTGGTAGGGCCCGAGGTGCCGCTGTCGGCCGGGATTACGGATTATCTCGTTGAACGCGGAATTAGGACCTTCGGCCCCTCGAAGCGAGCGGCGATGCTCGAGGGAAGCAAGCTCTTTGCGAAGAAAATCATGCGCGCGTATGGAGTCCCGACGGGAGACTACCGCGAGTTCGATTCGCGCGACGGGCTGCTTCGCTATATCGACTCGGTGCAAACGTTTCCGATGGTGATCAAGCTCGACGGTCTTGCCGCGGGAAAGGGGGTCGGGATTCCCGAGAGCAGGGAGGACGCCCGTGCTTTCGTCGATTCCATGGTCAGGGACGGAATGAAGGTCTTCGTTGAGGAGTATATTGAAGGCGAGGAGGCCTCGGTGCTCGGGATCTGCGACGGCGAGACGGTGCTCCCCCTGGTGGCGGCCCAGGACCACAAGCGCGTTTTCGACGGCGACCGGGGGCCCAATACGGGCGGAATGGGCGCATACGCGCCGGCGCCGGTGATGACGGCCGACCGCCTCGAGCGCGTCCGCCGCGAGGTCCTGGTGCCGACTGTCGAGGGCATGAAGAAAGAGGGTATCCCGTTTAAGGGAATCCTGTACGCCGGCGTCATCGTAAACGGGGACGATCTGAGGGTCCTCGAGTTCAATGCCCGCTTCGGCGATCCCGAGACGCAGGTGATTCTGCCGCTGCTTGAGAACAGACTGGGGGATCTTTTTACCGCGGCGGAGGACGGCACGCTTGCGAAGTGCGACATACGTTTCGCGCGCAAGAGCGCGATCACGGTCGTGATGGCATCGGGGGGATATCCCGGGGACTACGAAAAAGGGAAAGCGATAAAGGGGCTCGACGCGGTGCCGGAAGGCGCGCTCGTGTTCCACGCCGGAACGGAAAAGCGCGACGGCTCCTGCCATACGGCGGGCGGGAGGGTCCTCAATGTAACGGCGACGGGAACCGACCTCTCCGCTGCGCGGGACCTGGCGTACGAGGCGGTCGGGAGGATATCATTCGAGGGTGCTTTTTTTCGCAGGGATATCGGCTACCGGGCTCTTAAATAA
- a CDS encoding YkgJ family cysteine cluster protein, whose protein sequence is MEKLTKRGYRIHSNRMLSLIHYTALVRRVDAFCAEVLREYRSSMACAPGCDSCCILETVNAVEAGVLLNHAASIGPAHRDAVMLRAAEPARAGQPCVFLENGLCAVYEARPLICRTHGLPVYLDGAVDFCPKNFTEVSRIESPFILGLENLNTMLGAINLEFQREHPDSFFQKERFVLRELFKSPVADIPAKKSTLE, encoded by the coding sequence ATGGAAAAATTGACAAAGCGGGGCTACAGGATACACTCGAACCGAATGCTTTCGCTCATTCATTATACCGCCCTCGTTCGCCGCGTCGACGCGTTTTGCGCCGAAGTGCTGCGGGAATACCGAAGCTCTATGGCCTGTGCCCCGGGCTGCGACTCCTGCTGCATACTTGAAACCGTAAACGCGGTTGAAGCCGGGGTCCTTCTCAACCATGCGGCATCGATCGGGCCGGCGCACAGGGACGCCGTCATGCTCCGGGCGGCCGAACCAGCGCGCGCCGGGCAGCCCTGCGTCTTCCTCGAAAACGGGCTCTGCGCCGTCTACGAGGCCCGGCCGCTCATATGCCGCACCCACGGGCTTCCGGTCTACCTTGACGGCGCCGTCGACTTCTGCCCTAAAAACTTTACCGAAGTCAGCCGCATCGAATCGCCGTTCATCCTCGGGCTTGAAAACCTCAATACAATGCTCGGCGCCATCAACCTCGAATTCCAGCGCGAACATCCCGATTCTTTTTTTCAAAAGGAGCGGTTCGTCCTTCGCGAATTATTTAAGAGCCCGGTAGCCGATATCCCTGCGAAAAAAAGCACCCTCGAATGA
- a CDS encoding zinc dependent phospholipase C family protein, translating into MPGIITHSRLFHESLFSLKRAKSATPFGKSIEALYSAPERLKAGFFGSIGPDIFDYLPVARRDFFGTSLTMQLHSPRLSQSIAALLSRTLLVGDFNNEWSATRRAYSYGYVAHLIADAVFHPFVYYWAGFPDNESRAEIYRYREQLLLFQYNMDLFFQYHYNTRVFDFVIDESLPVRYIRGGIRVLDYRIKSLILETLTDTCPGEISRLIWNARNPRSADGTWKSGPLDLIPHLIRRTYLIKRSGSRALRKLLDRLRVRRRFFPDYVTRYPEPRRMNRHALNLHRERWFHPLGTPGLHYESVEDLFKIARDRTVAAWVRMESALYAGATDISPIIAELSVDSHTGEAGNGPSHMKEKKPLRLHF; encoded by the coding sequence ATGCCCGGAATCATAACCCACAGCAGGCTGTTTCACGAGTCGCTTTTCTCCCTGAAAAGGGCGAAAAGCGCTACGCCGTTCGGCAAATCGATCGAAGCCCTTTACAGCGCACCCGAACGGCTCAAGGCTGGATTTTTCGGCTCCATCGGACCCGACATCTTCGACTATCTCCCGGTTGCGCGAAGGGATTTTTTCGGAACCTCTCTCACCATGCAGCTCCATTCCCCGCGACTATCGCAAAGCATTGCGGCGCTCCTCTCGCGGACGCTTCTCGTCGGAGATTTCAACAATGAGTGGTCGGCGACACGACGGGCCTACTCGTATGGCTATGTCGCCCATCTTATCGCCGACGCCGTCTTCCATCCGTTTGTTTATTACTGGGCCGGTTTCCCCGACAATGAAAGCCGCGCCGAAATATATCGCTATCGCGAACAGCTTCTCCTTTTTCAGTACAATATGGACCTTTTTTTCCAGTACCACTACAATACCCGGGTATTTGATTTCGTCATCGACGAGTCGCTTCCGGTACGGTACATCCGCGGTGGGATACGGGTGCTCGACTACCGGATCAAGAGTCTGATCCTTGAGACGCTGACGGATACCTGCCCCGGGGAGATCTCCCGCCTGATATGGAACGCGCGCAACCCCCGCAGCGCCGACGGCACCTGGAAAAGCGGACCGCTCGACCTGATACCGCACCTTATACGCCGCACTTACCTGATCAAGCGCAGCGGCAGCAGGGCGCTGCGCAAACTGCTGGATCGGCTGAGGGTCCGCCGCAGGTTTTTCCCCGACTATGTAACGCGCTATCCCGAGCCGCGGCGCATGAACCGGCATGCACTCAACCTTCACCGCGAGCGCTGGTTTCACCCGCTCGGCACGCCGGGTCTGCACTATGAATCCGTTGAGGATCTGTTCAAGATTGCCCGTGACCGAACGGTGGCCGCATGGGTGAGAATGGAATCGGCGCTCTATGCCGGCGCAACCGATATATCACCGATTATAGCTGAACTATCGGTGGACTCGCACACCGGCGAAGCCGGGAACGGCCCTTCACACATGAAGGAAAAAAAGCCCCTTCGTCTGCACTTTTAG